A region from the Shumkonia mesophila genome encodes:
- a CDS encoding IS1595 family transposase encodes MCDLTDPIFQDENKAREYLEAQRWPDGPICPHCGSTEASHLTGKSHRPGLYQCNACRQQFTVTVGTVFERSKIPLHKWLLATRLLSSSKKGFSAHQLHRTLGVTYKTAWFMAHRIREAMKDDDPGPMGGRGKIIEADETYTGPGEYKFVNKKGWKKIQGLGHKYKVVTLVERDGSARSFHVDRVTSHQVRDILVKNAHRKSTLVTDEANVYKPVGREFHKHWSVNHSIHQWAIGKWAHTNTIEGFFSIFKRGMKGIYQHCGEKHLSRYLAEFDFRYNTRKLDDTERTKKALEGIAGKRLTYRRVGVGAY; translated from the coding sequence ATGTGCGACCTTACCGACCCCATCTTTCAGGACGAAAACAAGGCCCGTGAGTACCTTGAGGCCCAACGCTGGCCCGATGGCCCCATATGCCCCCATTGCGGCAGTACGGAAGCCTCGCATCTCACCGGCAAGTCCCACCGTCCCGGCCTCTATCAATGCAACGCCTGCCGTCAGCAGTTCACCGTCACGGTCGGAACCGTCTTTGAGCGCTCCAAGATCCCGCTTCACAAGTGGCTCTTGGCAACCCGCCTTCTGTCTTCATCCAAGAAGGGTTTCAGCGCCCACCAACTCCACCGCACCCTTGGCGTCACTTACAAGACCGCGTGGTTCATGGCCCATCGCATCCGCGAAGCCATGAAGGACGACGATCCCGGCCCCATGGGCGGCAGGGGAAAGATCATCGAAGCCGACGAAACCTATACCGGCCCCGGCGAATACAAGTTCGTCAACAAGAAGGGCTGGAAGAAAATCCAGGGCCTCGGCCACAAGTACAAGGTCGTTACCCTGGTCGAGCGTGACGGCAGCGCCCGCTCCTTCCATGTGGATCGCGTCACGTCACATCAGGTACGCGATATCCTGGTCAAGAACGCCCACCGCAAATCCACCCTCGTTACTGATGAGGCCAACGTTTACAAGCCGGTCGGCCGCGAGTTCCACAAGCACTGGTCGGTCAATCACAGCATCCACCAGTGGGCCATCGGCAAGTGGGCGCACACCAACACCATCGAAGGCTTCTTCTCGATCTTCAAGCGCGGCATGAAGGGCATCTACCAACACTGCGGAGAGAAGCACCTAAGCCGCTATCTCGCGGAATTTGATTTCAGGTACAACACCCGCAAACTGGACGATACCGAGCGCACCAAGAAAGCCCTTGAAGGCATCGCCGGCAAGCGCCTCACCTATCGGCGGGTTGGTGTCGGAGCGTACTAG
- the fliQ gene encoding flagellar biosynthesis protein FliQ, translating to MTEVTVLDVGRDAMIVVLKLSLPLLIATLVVGLIIALFQALTSIQEMTLTFVPKIVVVFVGLIVFLPFMMRVIVEFGERLFDRIVGLGLG from the coding sequence GTGACCGAAGTCACCGTTCTCGATGTGGGGCGCGATGCCATGATCGTCGTGCTCAAGCTTTCGCTGCCGCTGCTGATCGCGACACTGGTGGTGGGGCTCATCATCGCCCTTTTCCAGGCCCTCACGTCGATCCAGGAAATGACCCTGACGTTCGTGCCCAAGATCGTCGTGGTGTTCGTCGGGCTGATCGTCTTTCTGCCGTTCATGATGCGCGTCATCGTCGAGTTCGGCGAACGGCTGTTCGACCGCATCGTCGGGCTCGGTCTCGGTTAG
- the recA gene encoding recombinase RecA yields the protein MSQSVLRVVEKDGMDKNKALEAAVAQIERAFGKGSVMRLGQRESAVEADVVSTGSLGLDIALGIGGLPRGRVVEIYGPESSGKTTLALHVIAEAQKKGGTCAFIDAEHALDPIYARKLGVNLDEVLISQPDAGEQALEIADTLVRSGAIDVLVVDSVAALVPRAELEGEMGDSHMGLQARLMSQALRKLTSSVSRSNCMIIFINQIRMKIGVMFGNPETTTGGNALKFYASVRLEIRRIGAIKDRDEVVGNQTRVKVVKNKMAPPFKMVEFDIMYGEGVSKTGELLDLGVKAGIVEKSGSWFSYESERIGQGRENAKVFLREHPEVADKIETAIRGQAGLVMDAMLSGDSDAVPETESGAEG from the coding sequence ATGTCGCAAAGCGTTTTACGAGTCGTGGAAAAGGACGGTATGGACAAGAACAAGGCCTTGGAGGCGGCGGTCGCCCAGATCGAACGCGCGTTCGGCAAGGGTTCCGTGATGCGGCTCGGCCAGCGCGAGAGCGCGGTGGAGGCCGACGTGGTGTCGACCGGCTCGCTGGGCCTCGACATCGCGCTCGGCATCGGCGGCCTGCCGCGCGGCCGGGTGGTCGAGATCTACGGGCCGGAAAGCTCGGGCAAGACGACGCTGGCGCTGCACGTGATCGCCGAGGCGCAAAAGAAGGGCGGCACCTGCGCCTTCATCGACGCCGAGCATGCGCTGGACCCCATCTATGCCCGCAAGCTGGGGGTCAACCTCGACGAGGTCCTGATCTCGCAGCCGGACGCCGGCGAGCAGGCGCTGGAGATCGCCGACACCCTGGTGCGTTCGGGCGCCATCGACGTGCTGGTGGTCGATTCCGTCGCCGCCCTGGTGCCGCGCGCCGAGCTGGAAGGCGAGATGGGCGATTCGCACATGGGCCTGCAGGCCCGCCTGATGAGCCAGGCCTTGCGCAAGCTGACCTCCTCGGTGTCGCGCTCGAACTGCATGATCATCTTCATCAACCAGATCCGCATGAAGATCGGCGTCATGTTCGGCAACCCCGAGACCACGACCGGCGGCAACGCGCTCAAGTTCTATGCCTCGGTCAGGCTGGAGATCCGCCGCATCGGCGCCATCAAGGACAGAGACGAGGTGGTCGGCAACCAGACCCGGGTCAAGGTGGTCAAGAACAAGATGGCGCCACCCTTCAAGATGGTCGAATTCGACATCATGTACGGCGAGGGGGTGTCCAAGACCGGCGAGCTTCTCGACCTCGGCGTCAAGGCCGGCATCGTCGAGAAGTCGGGGTCCTGGTTCTCCTACGAATCGGAACGCATCGGCCAGGGGCGCGAAAACGCCAAGGTCTTCCTCCGGGAGCATCCGGAAGTCGCCGACAAGATCGAGACGGCCATCCGCGGCCAGGCCGGGCTGGTGATGGACGCCATGCTGTCGGGCGACAGCGACGCCGTGCCCGAGACGGAGAGCGGCGCCGAAGGCTGA
- the rhuM gene encoding RhuM family protein yields the protein MAVKKTPPKRPAQMSFDLVTYQGSDVGSIDLSLDPMHETMWASVEQLSKLFGRASNTIVEHIQKIFRDGELDEASVTRKFRATAKDGKNYSILHYNLDVIISVGYRVSSREATRFRQWATSILKAYITDGYALNERRLSDDPNALKKLAANVRRLRTQEKNIYQSVRDCFKISSSDYDSGAPATKTFYAKLQDKFTYAITESVSAEIVLRRADGMKDFMGLTSTKTGRPTKADAKIGKNYLNPDELYSLHLLCEQFLLFVESRAIAGHQLTMEQLSQKFDELLEVQGYPVFREYKNYLAKRAQEHAEREFEKYRQRMRISDKNLDGTRRIN from the coding sequence ATGGCTGTCAAAAAGACTCCGCCAAAACGTCCCGCGCAAATGTCGTTCGACCTCGTTACCTACCAAGGCAGCGATGTCGGTTCAATTGACCTCAGTCTTGACCCTATGCACGAGACGATGTGGGCCAGCGTCGAGCAGCTATCCAAATTGTTCGGGAGAGCGTCCAACACAATCGTTGAGCACATCCAAAAAATATTCCGTGATGGGGAACTTGACGAAGCCTCAGTTACCCGGAAATTCCGAGCAACTGCCAAAGATGGTAAGAATTACAGTATCTTACACTATAACCTAGACGTCATTATCTCGGTCGGCTATCGCGTTAGTTCGCGGGAGGCCACGCGGTTCCGCCAATGGGCGACCAGCATACTCAAAGCCTACATCACTGACGGCTATGCCCTAAATGAACGTCGATTATCCGACGATCCAAACGCTCTGAAAAAGCTGGCGGCAAATGTCAGGCGGCTTCGCACACAGGAAAAGAACATCTACCAGTCGGTTCGGGACTGTTTCAAAATCTCATCAAGCGATTACGATAGCGGAGCGCCTGCCACAAAAACATTTTACGCTAAGTTGCAGGACAAATTTACTTACGCCATAACCGAATCTGTGTCGGCAGAAATCGTCCTGCGGCGCGCTGATGGGATGAAGGATTTTATGGGGCTTACCTCTACCAAAACTGGAAGACCCACTAAGGCGGACGCAAAAATTGGAAAAAACTATTTAAACCCGGACGAACTATATTCTCTGCATTTGCTTTGCGAACAATTCCTTCTTTTTGTTGAATCCAGGGCCATTGCGGGACACCAACTCACCATGGAACAACTTAGTCAGAAATTTGACGAGTTGCTTGAGGTGCAGGGGTATCCAGTGTTCAGGGAATACAAAAATTACCTTGCGAAAAGGGCACAAGAGCACGCCGAGAGGGAGTTTGAAAAGTACCGGCAACGGATGCGCATAAGCGATAAAAATCTCGACGGCACAAGACGAATTAATTAG
- a CDS encoding flagellar biosynthetic protein FliR, giving the protein MLQDLLTLNVFGFLLLFCRVGTAFVTLPGFSAAYVSTDIRLIMALAVSFVLAPVVVPGLPGPPSTVSGLIVLVLGEVLVGGFFGAIGRIIFGALHTAGTLIAYEASLANAFVNDPIAEQQGSVLSGFLTTVGIVFVFVTDVHHLMLRAVADSYTLFIPGEMPAVGDFSEAISRYVADSFALAAQIASPFLLAGTAHFLLLGILGRLMPALPVFFVGLPIQIATQITLLAFSLSTMMLVFTTRFGEGFRAFTIS; this is encoded by the coding sequence ATGCTGCAGGACCTTCTCACGCTCAACGTCTTCGGTTTTCTCCTGCTGTTCTGCCGGGTGGGAACGGCCTTCGTCACGCTGCCGGGCTTCAGCGCCGCCTATGTGTCGACCGACATCCGCCTGATCATGGCGCTGGCCGTCAGCTTCGTGCTGGCGCCGGTGGTGGTGCCGGGCCTGCCGGGGCCGCCTTCGACAGTGTCCGGCCTGATCGTGCTGGTCCTGGGCGAGGTGCTGGTCGGCGGCTTCTTCGGGGCAATCGGGCGCATCATCTTCGGCGCCCTGCACACGGCGGGTACCCTCATCGCCTACGAGGCTTCGCTGGCCAACGCCTTCGTCAACGACCCCATCGCCGAGCAGCAGGGCTCGGTCCTTTCGGGCTTCCTCACCACCGTCGGCATCGTTTTCGTCTTCGTCACCGATGTGCATCACCTGATGCTGCGCGCCGTGGCCGACAGCTATACGCTGTTCATTCCCGGGGAAATGCCGGCGGTCGGCGATTTCAGCGAGGCGATCAGCCGCTATGTGGCCGACAGCTTCGCATTGGCGGCCCAGATCGCCTCGCCCTTCCTGCTGGCCGGCACCGCACACTTCCTGCTGCTGGGCATTCTGGGCCGATTAATGCCGGCGCTGCCGGTCTTCTTTGTCGGATTGCCGATCCAGATCGCCACCCAGATCACCCTGCTGGCGTTCAGTCTTTCGACCATGATGTTGGTGTTCACCACGCGGTTCGGCGAGGGTTTCCGCGCGTTCACCATCTCATAG
- a CDS encoding PAS domain-containing hybrid sensor histidine kinase/response regulator — protein sequence MTAGDDHSGVPAAPAASTPPPDTAGSFAVRCKDWAERPFVWGTAAAGFAIAAGLGLLADMPLTAGPLAAAAGLGVLGLAWSVDRRRGLDRVARLLMAAAETSLDACLITTADGRFVYANAAFLRLFATAASLDAMGSLLDDGERWAEAFRRLRAAAEAGVSGAADLPVKGVDGAIEWRQVSVWPLAGQPPHAIWRASDITARREMDSVRQREEEALADFLDNLPAGFFSVDAEGRILHANATLAAWLGLPAARMRAEGMAFADFVVASGANWRSEGDEPAMNGEVTLEAADGTTFPALLLQSMRAADDGAMLYSRSLVLRDVAWKIGEGDSVALALSRLHWLFDEAPVGIVLLDLHGNVTDCNRAFLKLLGIHREAVAGRPLAERMSKEDRSDLSVQLSKVVMGTSRAAHVEVRMPAAGGRELTVSLYASRMEDNLGEVSGLVLHFIDTTEQKTLEVQFTQAQKIHAVGQLAGGIAHDFNNMLTAIIGFSDLLLARHGPEDPSFADLMQVKHNANRATNLVRQLLAFSRKQTLKPVDIDIGHALADLSHMLRRLMGETIELSIESAPDLGMVRVDPVQFDQVIINLAVNSRDAMPRGGTLSIHTSSVQVDEPINRGHELMPSGSYVLIKVSDTGAGIPKESIGHIFEPFFSTKEKGSGTGLGLSTVYGIVRQTGGFIFVDSAPGEGTVFDIYLPEIVDAAAWRPAPAAAAERDTSEVDLTGGGTVLLVEDEEAVRMFGARALRNKGYKVLEADSGEGALDVINSSGESIDLIISDVVMPGMDGHTFVRLVRQELPEVKVILVSGYAEETVAGDIQRDPTLHFLPKPYSLQQLAGKAKDVLTK from the coding sequence TTGACGGCTGGCGACGACCATAGCGGAGTGCCCGCGGCCCCGGCCGCCTCAACCCCGCCGCCGGATACGGCGGGGTCTTTCGCCGTCCGTTGCAAGGACTGGGCGGAGCGCCCGTTCGTTTGGGGCACCGCCGCCGCCGGCTTCGCCATCGCCGCCGGATTGGGGCTGCTGGCCGACATGCCGCTGACGGCCGGTCCGCTGGCGGCGGCGGCAGGGCTGGGCGTCCTGGGGCTGGCGTGGAGCGTGGACCGCCGGCGCGGTCTCGACCGGGTGGCCAGGCTTCTGATGGCGGCCGCGGAAACCAGCCTGGACGCCTGCCTGATCACCACCGCCGACGGACGCTTCGTCTATGCCAACGCCGCCTTCCTCCGGCTGTTCGCGACGGCGGCGTCCCTCGACGCGATGGGTTCCCTTCTCGACGACGGCGAGCGTTGGGCCGAGGCGTTCCGCCGGTTGCGGGCGGCGGCGGAGGCCGGCGTCTCGGGTGCCGCCGACCTGCCCGTCAAGGGCGTGGACGGCGCCATCGAGTGGCGCCAGGTTTCGGTGTGGCCGCTGGCCGGCCAGCCGCCCCACGCCATCTGGCGCGCCAGCGACATCACGGCCCGGCGCGAAATGGACAGCGTGCGCCAGCGCGAGGAAGAGGCGCTGGCCGATTTCCTCGACAACCTGCCCGCCGGATTCTTCTCGGTGGATGCCGAGGGGCGCATCCTTCACGCCAACGCGACGCTGGCCGCCTGGCTGGGGCTGCCGGCCGCCCGCATGCGGGCCGAGGGTATGGCGTTTGCCGACTTCGTGGTGGCGTCCGGTGCCAACTGGCGAAGCGAAGGCGACGAGCCGGCCATGAACGGCGAGGTGACGCTGGAGGCGGCCGACGGCACGACCTTCCCGGCGCTTCTCCTCCAATCGATGCGGGCCGCCGACGACGGCGCCATGCTCTACAGCCGCTCGCTGGTGCTGCGCGACGTGGCGTGGAAGATCGGCGAGGGGGATTCGGTGGCGCTCGCGCTGTCGCGCCTGCACTGGCTGTTCGACGAGGCGCCGGTCGGCATCGTGCTGCTCGACCTGCACGGCAACGTCACCGACTGCAACCGGGCCTTCCTCAAGCTGCTGGGCATCCATCGCGAGGCGGTGGCCGGCCGGCCGCTGGCCGAACGCATGAGCAAGGAGGACAGAAGCGACCTGTCGGTGCAGCTCTCCAAGGTGGTGATGGGCACCTCGCGGGCCGCCCATGTCGAGGTTCGCATGCCGGCCGCCGGCGGGCGCGAGCTGACGGTGTCGCTCTATGCCAGCCGGATGGAGGACAACCTGGGCGAGGTGTCGGGGCTGGTGCTCCACTTCATCGACACCACCGAGCAGAAGACGCTGGAGGTACAGTTCACCCAGGCCCAGAAGATCCACGCCGTGGGCCAGCTGGCCGGGGGCATCGCGCACGACTTCAACAACATGCTGACCGCCATCATCGGCTTTTCCGACCTGCTGCTGGCCCGTCACGGCCCCGAAGACCCGTCGTTCGCCGATCTCATGCAGGTCAAGCACAACGCCAACCGGGCGACCAACCTGGTGCGCCAGCTTCTGGCCTTCTCGCGCAAGCAGACCTTGAAGCCGGTCGACATCGACATCGGTCACGCGCTGGCCGACCTCTCGCACATGCTGCGCCGCCTGATGGGCGAAACCATCGAGTTGTCGATCGAATCGGCGCCCGATCTGGGCATGGTGCGGGTCGACCCCGTGCAGTTCGACCAGGTGATCATCAACCTGGCGGTCAATTCGCGCGACGCCATGCCGCGCGGCGGCACGCTTTCCATCCACACCTCGAGCGTGCAGGTCGACGAGCCGATCAACCGCGGCCACGAGCTGATGCCATCCGGTTCCTACGTCCTGATCAAGGTCAGCGACACCGGCGCCGGCATCCCCAAGGAAAGCATCGGCCACATCTTCGAGCCCTTCTTCTCGACCAAGGAGAAGGGCTCCGGCACCGGGCTCGGGCTGTCCACCGTCTATGGCATCGTGCGCCAGACCGGCGGCTTCATCTTCGTCGACAGCGCGCCCGGCGAGGGGACCGTCTTCGACATCTACCTGCCCGAGATCGTCGACGCCGCCGCCTGGCGGCCGGCTCCGGCCGCCGCGGCCGAACGCGACACGTCCGAGGTCGATCTTACCGGCGGCGGCACCGTGCTGCTGGTCGAGGACGAGGAGGCGGTGCGCATGTTCGGCGCCCGCGCGCTGCGCAACAAGGGCTACAAGGTGCTGGAGGCCGACAGCGGCGAGGGGGCGCTCGACGTCATCAATTCGAGCGGCGAGTCCATCGACCTCATCATCAGCGACGTGGTGATGCCGGGCATGGACGGCCACACCTTCGTCCGCCTGGTCCGCCAGGAGCTGCCCGAGGTCAAGGTCATTCTGGTGTCGGGCTATGCCGAGGAGACGGTGGCCGGCGACATCCAGCGCGACCCCACGCTGCATTTCCTGCCCAAGCCCTACAGCCTCCAGCAACTGGCCGGCAAGGCCAAGGACGTGCTGACCAAGTGA
- the flhB gene encoding flagellar biosynthesis protein FlhB, protein MAEEDDSQKTEDPTAKKLEKAREKGQVAMSQEVKSWLILLAAAMALYVMAGPIMTDIRRLSLRFLESAHAIPVDPAHLRLLMSDVLLEVGTILAPLALLLVVVALAASIGQSGLLISTSKIAPKMSKISLIKGFKNKFSVRQFVEFLKGIMKIAVVAVVAVGLAVPMFDDITLAPMTDLVWSLQKLHRISLWLVAGTVAVMTIIALLDFAYQKYAYTKQLKMTKQEVKDEYKQAEGDPQIKAQIRRIRAQRARQRMMAAVPKADVVITNPTHFAVALEYKMDEMAAPRLVAKGIDTLALRIRQVAEENDVPIVENPPLARALYAAVELDEEIPPEHFKAVAEVIGYVMRLRGKLPPAVAG, encoded by the coding sequence ATGGCCGAAGAAGACGACTCCCAAAAAACAGAAGACCCAACGGCGAAAAAGCTCGAGAAGGCCCGCGAAAAAGGCCAAGTGGCCATGTCGCAGGAGGTCAAGAGCTGGCTGATCCTGCTGGCCGCCGCCATGGCGCTCTATGTCATGGCGGGGCCGATCATGACCGACATCCGGCGTTTGAGCTTGCGCTTCCTTGAATCGGCCCATGCCATCCCCGTGGATCCCGCCCACCTGCGCCTGCTCATGTCCGATGTGCTGCTGGAGGTTGGCACCATCCTGGCGCCGCTGGCGCTCCTGCTGGTGGTGGTCGCGCTGGCCGCCAGCATCGGCCAGTCCGGCTTGCTGATCTCGACGTCGAAGATCGCGCCCAAAATGTCGAAGATCTCGCTGATCAAGGGCTTCAAGAACAAGTTCTCGGTCCGCCAGTTCGTCGAGTTCCTCAAGGGCATCATGAAGATCGCGGTTGTGGCGGTGGTGGCGGTGGGGCTGGCGGTGCCGATGTTCGACGACATCACGCTGGCGCCGATGACCGACCTGGTGTGGAGCCTGCAAAAGCTGCATCGTATCTCGCTGTGGCTGGTGGCCGGCACGGTGGCCGTGATGACGATCATCGCGCTGCTTGATTTCGCCTACCAGAAATACGCCTACACGAAGCAGTTGAAGATGACCAAGCAGGAGGTCAAGGACGAGTACAAGCAAGCCGAGGGCGATCCCCAGATCAAGGCCCAGATTCGCCGCATCCGCGCCCAGCGCGCCCGCCAGCGCATGATGGCGGCGGTGCCCAAGGCCGACGTCGTGATCACCAACCCGACCCATTTCGCGGTGGCGCTGGAATACAAGATGGACGAGATGGCCGCGCCCAGGCTGGTGGCCAAGGGCATCGACACGCTGGCCCTGCGCATCCGCCAGGTGGCCGAGGAAAACGACGTGCCGATCGTCGAAAACCCGCCGCTGGCCCGGGCCCTTTACGCCGCGGTCGAGCTCGACGAGGAAATTCCGCCCGAACACTTCAAGGCGGTCGCCGAGGTTATTGGGTACGTCATGCGCTTGCGTGGTAAACTGCCTCCGGCAGTGGCCGGCTGA